In Stegostoma tigrinum isolate sSteTig4 chromosome 12, sSteTig4.hap1, whole genome shotgun sequence, the following proteins share a genomic window:
- the LOC132210421 gene encoding probable G-protein coupled receptor 139 — protein sequence MGLAAILQIKEIYYPVLATFGVPANVMTIVILSRGKCGLSKCVSVYMVGMAVADLVVMIFNVIVYLIFNYHFPYSFLSYTAVCKFVLYITFATLDMSVWFTVTFTFDRFVAICCHDFKEKFCTKRIATTVMVTSSVLTCLKGVPMFFLYEAEQIINNVQWGCRTKAAVYTIPAWSVYGWLQSTSVVLLPFTLMALFNSLTVRRILLANRTRKGLRTKGSEIQSDPEVKNRRKSIILLFTVSGSFILLWLTSVGSFAATRLSSSVYYQGDYSNPGYIATETGYLLMYLSSCTNTCIYAATQRKFREELRNVLKSPWKEFHDFLLIWSMLIQTKK from the exons ATGGGGCTGGCAGCAATCCTCCAGATAAAGGAAATTTACTATCCTGTCCTGGCAACctttggtgttcctg CAAATGTTATGACCATTGTGATTCTCTCCAGGGGTAAGTGTGGCCTTTCGAAATGTGTCTCTGTCTACATGGTGGGCATGGCAGTAGCTGACCTAGTCGTCATGATTTTCAATGTGATTGTGTACTTGATATTTAATTATCACTTTCCATATTCTTTTCTGTCTTACACTGCTGTATGTAAATTTGTGTTGTACATAACTTTCGCCACTCTAGACATGTCAGTGTGGTTCACAGTCACATTCACGTTTGACCGATTTGTGGCAATCTGTTGTCATGACTTTAAAGAAAAGTTCTGCACCAAGAGAATTGCAACAACAGTTATGGTAACATCTTCTGTCCTGACTTGTTTAAAGGGTGTTCCTATGTTCTTTTTATATGAAGCTGAACAGATAATTAACAATGTGCAATGGGGGTGCAGGACAAAAGCAGCTGTTTATACAATACCCGCATGGTCAGTGTACGGTTGGCTGCAGTCAACATCAGTAGTTTTGCTTCCTTTCACTCTCATGGCCTTGTTTAATTCTTTGACTGTCAGACGTATTTTATTGGCTAACAGAACACGCAAGGGACTCCGAACTAAGGGAAGTGAGATACAGAGTGATCCAGAGGTGAAGAATCGGAGGAAATCCATCATATTACTATTCACTGTGTCAGGCAGCTTTATTCTGTTGTGGTTAACATCTGTTGGAAGTTTTGCAGCCACTCGACTATCAAGCAGTGTTTATTATCAAGGTGATTACTCAAATCCTGGATATATAGCCACGGAAACTGGATATCTGCTCATGTATTTGAGTTCCTGCACAAACACATGTATTTATGCAGCAACCCAGAGGAAATTCAGAGAAGAGCTGAGAAATGTTCTGAAGTCTCCTTGGAAAGaatttcatgattttcttttaatatgGAGCATGTTAATTCAAACCAAAAAATAA